A part of Curtobacterium sp. MCLR17_036 genomic DNA contains:
- a CDS encoding molybdopterin-dependent oxidoreductase encodes MASPNRNARSAVVLGRLLGIAFLVCFGTGIYSHLLQEPLGWMRFPTRPTQLYQFTQGLHITTGIAIIPLLLAKLNTVMPALVQVPPVRGVLHLLERVSIAVLVSASILQVGTGLLNTYQWYPWPFPFRQVHNAMAYVIIGSLVVHVAAKLPVIARYWRKRDSYDEHGRFIADPASGSELLPPAQEARVQSAAPAPAAPTAGPTARGLTGRLFRWIDGTDAAAAGGGSRPTGRHAVPEARVGSEEPTTDGPEADTAEASRASRPVPEVAQGRRERIARRGFFAGVTAAAVGVVALTAGQSSKLAEPFNVFGARGRGLGANGLPVNRTARAAGVLATATAADWTLTVVGRDVTQTFVRAELVALGTAQADLPISCVEGWSQMASWKGVRMRDLLRAVQAEPGSHVRVTSLERHGGYRIMDMGPEYAEDPTTLVALELNGATLDLDHGFPARIIAPGRPGVLQTKWIEKIEVLR; translated from the coding sequence TTGGCCTCGCCGAACCGGAACGCGCGTTCCGCGGTGGTGCTCGGCCGCCTGCTCGGCATCGCGTTCCTCGTCTGCTTCGGCACCGGCATCTACAGCCACCTGCTGCAGGAGCCGCTCGGCTGGATGCGGTTCCCGACCCGTCCGACGCAGCTCTACCAGTTCACCCAGGGTCTGCACATCACGACCGGCATCGCGATCATCCCGCTGCTGCTGGCGAAGCTCAACACGGTGATGCCCGCCCTGGTGCAGGTCCCACCGGTGCGCGGGGTGCTGCACCTGCTCGAGCGCGTGTCGATCGCCGTGCTCGTGTCGGCGTCGATCCTGCAGGTCGGGACCGGCCTGCTGAACACCTACCAGTGGTACCCGTGGCCGTTCCCGTTCCGCCAGGTGCACAACGCGATGGCCTACGTGATCATCGGGTCGCTCGTCGTCCACGTGGCCGCGAAGCTGCCGGTCATCGCCCGGTACTGGCGGAAGCGCGACTCCTACGACGAGCACGGCCGGTTCATCGCGGACCCCGCGTCCGGCAGTGAGCTGCTCCCTCCCGCTCAGGAGGCCCGGGTGCAGTCCGCCGCGCCGGCTCCGGCCGCGCCGACGGCCGGTCCCACCGCACGCGGCCTGACCGGACGGCTGTTCCGGTGGATCGACGGCACCGACGCCGCAGCCGCCGGCGGCGGCTCCCGTCCCACCGGGCGGCACGCGGTCCCGGAGGCCCGCGTGGGGTCCGAGGAACCGACCACCGACGGGCCGGAGGCCGACACGGCGGAGGCGAGCCGGGCCTCCCGGCCGGTGCCGGAGGTCGCACAGGGCCGACGTGAGCGGATCGCGCGTCGCGGGTTCTTCGCCGGCGTGACGGCCGCGGCCGTCGGCGTCGTCGCCCTGACGGCGGGGCAGTCGTCGAAGCTCGCCGAGCCGTTCAACGTGTTCGGCGCCCGCGGGCGGGGACTCGGCGCGAACGGCCTGCCGGTGAACCGCACGGCGCGTGCAGCGGGGGTGCTTGCGACCGCGACGGCCGCCGACTGGACGCTCACCGTCGTCGGACGGGACGTGACCCAGACCTTCGTGCGGGCCGAGCTCGTCGCGCTCGGCACGGCGCAGGCCGACCTGCCGATCTCGTGCGTGGAGGGGTGGAGCCAGATGGCGAGTTGGAAGGGCGTGCGGATGCGCGACCTGCTCCGCGCCGTGCAGGCGGAGCCCGGGTCGCACGTGCGGGTGACGAGCCTGGAACGCCACGGCGGGTACCGGATCATGGACATGGGGCCGGAGTACGCCGAGGACCCGACCACCCTGGTCGCCCTCGAGCTGAACGGGGCGACGCTCGACCTGGACCACGGGTTCCCGGCGCGGATCATCGCTCCCGGACGGCCCGGCGTGCTGCAGACCAAGTGGATCGAGAAGATCGAGGTGCTGCGATGA
- a CDS encoding glycosyltransferase family 87 protein produces the protein MSDRQRAVRPPLALRPADLVATVVAVVAVVALAGAIAYGITHLGFLRAGHRSSFVAWTLIAWTVFVVAVLALRFVPARWTTAVVVLGAVVVGVAALAGPPNTSTDSARYAWDGIVQKAGVSPYAHTPQSTALTGLRPDWLFPDKVDGTCEPLKPRYRGLGDGADGHCVAINRPDVTTIYPPMAQLWFAGVRAFVPATAQYMPFQVAGLLLSLGVTLGLLAVLRRTGRPTWWAALWAWSPLVAAEAVTNSHVDALGAALATAGAVLVVFGRPIWGGITLGAATATKLIPALVYPPLLGRWRHWWAIPVGIAVFGLLYVPYVISTGPAVLGYLPGYLSEEGYEDGSRFALVSLVFHGDAATVVVGLLVLAAAFVAWRLSDPSRPWSGEVLLIGVTFLAVTPRYPWYALLLIPFVVLSGRWEWSAVALAIALRGVWPSTDAYRWWLLAAVAVVLAVTLVRTSRTDWQRWWARLTFRSPEHVR, from the coding sequence ATGAGCGACCGACAGCGTGCCGTCCGACCGCCCCTCGCCCTCCGGCCGGCCGACCTCGTCGCCACCGTCGTGGCCGTCGTCGCGGTGGTCGCCCTGGCGGGCGCGATCGCCTACGGCATCACGCATCTGGGGTTCCTCCGGGCTGGCCATCGTTCCTCATTCGTAGCGTGGACGCTGATCGCTTGGACGGTGTTCGTGGTCGCCGTGCTCGCACTGCGGTTCGTGCCGGCCCGGTGGACGACCGCCGTGGTCGTCCTCGGAGCCGTGGTGGTCGGCGTCGCAGCACTCGCCGGCCCGCCGAACACGAGCACCGACTCGGCGCGCTACGCCTGGGACGGCATCGTGCAGAAGGCCGGTGTCTCACCGTACGCCCACACGCCCCAGTCGACCGCGCTGACCGGCCTGCGACCCGACTGGCTCTTCCCGGACAAGGTCGACGGCACGTGCGAACCACTGAAGCCGCGCTACCGCGGACTCGGCGACGGCGCCGACGGCCACTGCGTCGCGATCAACCGGCCGGACGTGACGACGATCTACCCGCCGATGGCGCAGCTGTGGTTCGCCGGGGTCCGCGCGTTCGTGCCGGCCACCGCGCAGTACATGCCCTTCCAGGTCGCCGGGCTGCTGCTCTCGCTCGGTGTGACCCTCGGCCTGCTCGCGGTGCTCCGCCGCACCGGCCGACCGACGTGGTGGGCCGCGCTCTGGGCCTGGTCGCCCCTCGTCGCCGCCGAGGCCGTCACGAACTCGCACGTCGACGCCCTCGGCGCGGCGCTCGCGACGGCAGGCGCCGTGCTCGTCGTGTTCGGCCGGCCGATCTGGGGCGGGATCACCCTGGGCGCGGCGACCGCGACGAAGCTCATCCCCGCGCTCGTCTACCCACCGCTGCTCGGCCGGTGGCGGCACTGGTGGGCGATCCCGGTCGGCATCGCCGTGTTCGGGTTGCTCTACGTCCCCTACGTCATCTCGACCGGGCCCGCCGTGCTCGGCTACCTGCCGGGTTACCTGAGCGAGGAGGGCTACGAGGACGGGTCGCGGTTCGCCCTCGTCTCGCTCGTGTTCCACGGCGACGCCGCCACCGTCGTCGTCGGGTTGCTGGTGCTCGCCGCCGCGTTCGTCGCGTGGCGGCTGTCCGACCCGTCCCGGCCGTGGTCCGGCGAGGTCCTGCTCATCGGCGTCACCTTCCTCGCCGTCACTCCCCGGTACCCCTGGTACGCCCTGCTGCTCATCCCCTTCGTCGTGCTGTCCGGCCGGTGGGAGTGGTCGGCGGTGGCCCTGGCGATCGCGCTGCGCGGCGTGTGGCCGTCGACCGACGCCTACCGGTGGTGGCTGCTCGCCGCCGTCGCCGTCGTGCTCGCCGTCACGCTCGTCCGCACGAGCCGAACGGACTGGCAGCGCTGGTGGGCGCGGTTGACGTTCCGGTCGCCGGAGCACGTACGCTGA
- the moaA gene encoding GTP 3',8-cyclase MoaA, which produces MAPARLLGSSGLVDRFGRRAIDLRVSLTERCNLRCTYCMPAAGLPFAPDDALMTAAEIERLVRIGSSRFGVRKVRFTGGEPMLRHDLVDVIARCAALPDAPELSLTTNAIGLAHRAAALYAAGLRRVNVSLDTVDPDTFTTVTRRPFLDKVIAGLSAAHDAGLDIKVNAVLLRGVNDDAAPELLRWCLDRGYELRFIEQMPLDPDHAWDRTEMITADEIRALLATSFVLTPDEAPRDGAPAERYRVQDAGTGAPLGTVGIIASITESFCADCTRTRLTADGHVRSCLFSDEETDVLGPMRSGAPDDEVAELWQRAMWAKPRDHGDDTDDLVHPTRGMSAIGG; this is translated from the coding sequence ATGGCTCCTGCGCGACTGCTCGGCTCGTCCGGGCTCGTGGACCGCTTCGGACGGCGTGCGATCGACCTGCGGGTCTCGCTGACCGAGCGCTGCAACCTGCGCTGCACGTACTGCATGCCCGCCGCCGGGCTGCCCTTCGCCCCCGACGACGCCCTGATGACCGCCGCCGAGATCGAGCGGCTCGTCCGGATTGGCTCGTCGCGCTTCGGTGTCCGCAAGGTCCGGTTCACCGGGGGCGAGCCGATGCTCCGGCACGACCTGGTCGACGTCATCGCCCGGTGCGCCGCGCTGCCCGACGCCCCGGAGCTGTCCCTCACCACGAACGCGATCGGCCTCGCCCACCGGGCCGCGGCCCTGTACGCCGCCGGGCTCCGCCGGGTGAACGTGTCGCTCGACACCGTCGACCCCGACACCTTCACGACCGTGACCCGCCGCCCCTTCCTCGACAAGGTCATCGCCGGGCTGTCGGCCGCCCACGATGCCGGGCTCGACATCAAGGTGAACGCGGTGCTGCTCCGCGGGGTCAACGACGACGCCGCCCCCGAGCTGCTCCGCTGGTGCCTGGACCGCGGCTACGAACTCCGCTTCATCGAGCAGATGCCGCTCGACCCCGACCATGCCTGGGACCGCACCGAGATGATCACCGCGGACGAGATCCGCGCGCTGCTCGCCACGTCGTTCGTGCTCACCCCCGACGAGGCGCCCCGCGACGGCGCCCCCGCCGAGCGCTACCGGGTGCAGGACGCCGGCACCGGCGCACCGCTCGGCACCGTCGGCATCATCGCGAGCATCACCGAGTCCTTCTGCGCCGACTGCACCCGCACCCGCCTGACGGCCGACGGCCACGTGCGGAGCTGCCTGTTCTCCGACGAGGAGACCGACGTCCTCGGCCCGATGCGCTCCGGCGCCCCGGACGACGAGGTCGCCGAGCTCTGGCAGCGGGCGATGTGGGCGAAGCCGCGCGACCACGGCGACGACACCGACGACCTCGTGCACCCGACCCGCGGCATGAGCGCGATCGGCGGCTGA
- a CDS encoding MoaD/ThiS family protein gives MTTIRFFAAARAAVGMDSAEAPAVTGSAAASASASASASASASASASATTLGEALDAVEAADPERWAALQERCSYLVDGVTTRDRATSLQGVALVDVMPPFAGG, from the coding sequence GTGACCACCATCCGGTTCTTCGCCGCCGCCCGGGCCGCCGTGGGGATGGATTCGGCCGAGGCTCCTGCGGTGACGGGCTCGGCAGCGGCGTCGGCGTCGGCGTCGGCGTCGGCGTCGGCGTCGGCGTCGGCGTCGGCGTCGGCGACGACGCTCGGCGAGGCGCTCGACGCGGTCGAGGCCGCCGACCCGGAGCGCTGGGCAGCGCTGCAGGAGCGGTGCTCGTACCTGGTCGACGGCGTCACCACCCGCGACCGTGCGACCTCGCTGCAGGGCGTCGCGCTCGTGGACGTCATGCCCCCGTTCGCCGGGGGGTGA
- a CDS encoding ionic transporter y4hA, which produces MTSWFPRVWPVATPLLAAVVLAFSYGRYGLGTAVVVVVAVVLAATILAAVHHAEVVAHRVGEPFGSLVLAVAVTVIEVALIISLSSSGGAQAETLARDTVFSAVMITMNGLVGLAILIGTLRHNTVRFNQEGASAATMTVAALAVLTLVLPTFTTGTDDASFTGTQLVFVAVASLVLYGLFVVTQTVAHRDFFLPVNRAGGVLEESEDAHAARPTGRATLVSLGLLVVALVAVVGLAKVESPAIEAGVAAVGFPPSFVGVVIALLILLPEGIAASKAAARNRIQTSLNLAMGSAMASIGLTIPSIAVASLFMPGTLLLGLGSSQIVLLALTIIAAVLTVLPGRATRLQGGVHLVIFAAFIVLSVSP; this is translated from the coding sequence ATGACCTCCTGGTTCCCCAGGGTGTGGCCCGTGGCCACCCCGCTGCTCGCCGCCGTCGTGCTCGCGTTCTCGTACGGGCGCTACGGGCTCGGCACCGCGGTGGTCGTCGTCGTGGCCGTCGTCCTGGCGGCCACGATCCTGGCGGCCGTGCACCACGCCGAGGTCGTCGCCCACCGGGTCGGGGAGCCGTTCGGCTCGCTCGTGCTCGCCGTCGCGGTGACCGTCATCGAGGTCGCGCTCATCATCTCGCTGTCGAGCTCCGGCGGGGCGCAGGCCGAGACGCTCGCGCGGGACACGGTGTTCTCGGCGGTGATGATCACGATGAACGGCCTGGTCGGGCTCGCGATCCTGATCGGGACCCTGCGGCACAACACCGTCCGGTTCAACCAGGAGGGCGCGAGCGCCGCGACCATGACCGTCGCCGCGCTGGCCGTGCTGACCCTCGTGCTGCCGACGTTCACCACCGGCACCGACGACGCGTCGTTCACCGGCACGCAGCTGGTCTTCGTGGCCGTGGCGTCGCTCGTGCTCTACGGGCTGTTCGTCGTGACGCAGACGGTGGCCCACCGGGACTTCTTCCTGCCGGTGAACCGTGCCGGCGGGGTCCTGGAGGAGTCCGAGGACGCCCATGCCGCACGACCCACGGGTCGGGCCACCCTGGTGTCGCTCGGGCTGCTCGTCGTCGCGCTCGTCGCCGTGGTCGGGCTCGCCAAGGTGGAGTCGCCCGCGATCGAGGCCGGCGTCGCCGCGGTCGGGTTCCCGCCGTCGTTCGTCGGCGTCGTGATCGCGCTGCTCATCCTGCTGCCCGAGGGCATCGCCGCGTCGAAGGCCGCCGCCCGCAACCGGATCCAGACGAGCCTGAACCTGGCGATGGGGTCCGCGATGGCCTCGATCGGTCTGACGATCCCCTCGATCGCGGTCGCCTCGCTGTTCATGCCGGGGACGCTGCTGCTCGGCCTCGGCTCGTCGCAGATCGTGCTCCTGGCGCTGACGATCATCGCCGCGGTGCTCACCGTGCTCCCCGGCCGCGCGACCCGCCTGCAGGGCGGCGTGCACCTGGTGATCTTCGCGGCGTTCATCGTGCTGTCGGTGTCGCCGTAG
- a CDS encoding ATP-binding cassette domain-containing protein yields MTGLRARVVVRRRDVDVTLEVGADECVAVIGPNGSGKSTVVEALAGLLPIDDGHVELGGARVSDGRRTVPPHRRRVGLVAQRPDLFPFLDVLRNVAFGPRATGAGRAAADDRARRALAAVGAEALGDRAPGTLSGGQAQRVAVARALATDPAVLLLDEPTSALDVAARDEVRSAVRTAVAGRSSVLVTHDPVEVVALADRVVVLEHGRVVEQGDPTAVLGRPTSAFAAAFSGLALVRGIATGGGIAPDGGGELASATHAVPPGRPALAAYHPTAAVLTRDGAGAVRTVTALEPRDGLVRVRAGDLLADLTLARVSALGLRVGDPVRLEVPAAELTVYPPGR; encoded by the coding sequence GTGACCGGGCTGCGGGCGCGGGTGGTGGTCCGGCGGCGCGACGTCGACGTCACGCTCGAGGTCGGCGCGGACGAGTGCGTCGCGGTGATCGGGCCGAACGGCTCGGGCAAGTCGACCGTCGTCGAGGCCCTGGCCGGACTGCTGCCGATCGACGACGGCCACGTCGAGCTCGGCGGCGCCCGGGTGTCCGACGGCCGCCGCACCGTGCCGCCGCACCGCCGCCGGGTCGGCCTCGTCGCCCAGCGGCCGGACCTGTTCCCGTTCCTCGACGTGCTCCGGAACGTCGCCTTCGGACCTCGCGCCACCGGTGCCGGTCGGGCCGCCGCCGACGACCGAGCACGACGGGCCCTCGCCGCGGTCGGCGCCGAGGCACTGGGCGACCGGGCACCGGGCACGCTGTCCGGCGGGCAGGCGCAGCGGGTCGCCGTCGCGCGGGCCCTCGCCACCGACCCGGCCGTGCTGCTGCTCGACGAACCGACCTCCGCCCTCGACGTCGCCGCGCGCGACGAGGTCCGGTCGGCCGTCCGGACCGCCGTCGCCGGTCGGTCGAGCGTGCTCGTGACGCACGACCCCGTCGAGGTCGTCGCCCTGGCCGACCGCGTCGTCGTGCTCGAGCACGGTCGGGTCGTGGAACAGGGCGACCCGACCGCCGTCCTCGGCCGGCCGACGAGCGCGTTCGCGGCGGCGTTCTCCGGGCTCGCGCTCGTGCGCGGGATCGCCACCGGGGGTGGGATCGCACCCGACGGCGGTGGCGAGCTGGCGTCGGCGACGCACGCCGTGCCTCCCGGCCGGCCCGCCCTGGCCGCGTACCACCCGACGGCCGCCGTCCTGACGCGGGACGGCGCCGGAGCGGTGCGTACCGTGACGGCGCTCGAACCGCGCGACGGCCTGGTGCGGGTGCGGGCCGGCGACCTGCTCGCCGACCTGACCCTGGCGCGGGTCTCGGCGCTCGGACTGCGCGTCGGCGACCCGGTCCGCCTCGAGGTGCCCGCCGCCGAACTGACCGTGTACCCGCCGGGCCGTTGA
- a CDS encoding ABC transporter permease has protein sequence MASRADGRPPIAWWLPLPAVLGGLFVVVPVLAMAGRVDWAAFPALVTAPASRTALGLSLGTAFAATGVAFVLGYPLAVLFARSRSRWVGVARAVVLLPLVLPPVVGGLALLAAFGRLGVLGAFLDDHGLHIAFTTTAVVIAQTFVAMPFLVSSVEGALRVEGDRYERVAATLGAGPTRVLLTVTTPRVLPGILSGLVLCFARALGEFGATLTFAGSLQGVTRTLPLEIYLQREVGPDTAVALAIVLVVVAVVVIGASSLRTRAVAA, from the coding sequence GTGGCCTCGCGGGCTGACGGACGGCCGCCGATCGCGTGGTGGCTGCCGCTGCCCGCGGTGCTCGGCGGCCTGTTCGTCGTCGTGCCCGTGCTCGCGATGGCCGGACGGGTCGACTGGGCCGCGTTCCCGGCGCTCGTGACGGCTCCGGCGTCGCGCACCGCGCTCGGCCTGAGCCTCGGCACCGCGTTCGCCGCCACCGGGGTCGCGTTCGTGCTCGGCTACCCGCTCGCCGTGCTCTTCGCACGGTCCCGCTCGCGGTGGGTGGGCGTCGCCCGTGCGGTCGTCCTGCTGCCCCTCGTGCTGCCGCCCGTGGTCGGGGGGCTCGCGCTCCTGGCGGCGTTCGGGCGGCTCGGGGTGCTCGGGGCGTTCCTCGACGACCACGGGCTGCACATCGCGTTCACCACCACGGCCGTCGTCATCGCGCAGACCTTCGTCGCGATGCCGTTCCTGGTGTCCTCGGTCGAGGGTGCCCTGCGGGTCGAGGGCGACCGGTACGAGCGGGTCGCCGCGACCCTCGGCGCCGGACCGACCCGGGTGCTCCTGACGGTCACGACGCCGCGGGTGCTGCCCGGCATCCTGTCCGGACTGGTGCTCTGCTTCGCCCGCGCACTCGGCGAGTTCGGCGCGACCCTGACCTTCGCCGGCAGCCTGCAGGGCGTCACGAGGACCCTGCCCCTGGAGATCTACCTGCAGCGCGAGGTCGGCCCGGACACCGCCGTGGCCCTGGCGATCGTGCTCGTCGTGGTCGCCGTCGTGGTCATCGGCGCGTCGTCGCTCCGCACCCGGGCGGTGGCGGCGTGA
- the modA gene encoding molybdate ABC transporter substrate-binding protein: MTVRRSVVAALVAVAALALTACSGTDAPVGSSSQSGSSDPEPDVSGSITVFAAASLQQTFTTLGEQFETAHPGASVEFSFAGSSDLVTQIENGAPADVFAAADEANMAKLSATDLASGWPRDFATNTLEIAVAPGNPEGITSLDDLTGSDVQLVTCAAPVPCGAATAKVESAAGVDLHPVSEEQSVTDVLGKVESGQADAGLVYVTDVQGAGGKVDGVPFDESSEAVNTYPIGVLRESEDPELAQAFAEYVRSAAGQQVLTAAGFGKP; the protein is encoded by the coding sequence ATGACCGTTCGTCGTTCCGTGGTGGCCGCACTCGTCGCGGTCGCCGCCCTCGCACTGACCGCCTGCTCCGGCACGGACGCGCCGGTCGGCTCGTCGTCGCAGTCCGGTTCGTCGGACCCCGAGCCGGACGTGTCCGGGTCGATCACCGTCTTCGCGGCGGCGTCGCTCCAGCAGACCTTCACCACGCTCGGCGAGCAGTTCGAGACCGCGCACCCCGGTGCGTCCGTCGAGTTCTCGTTCGCCGGGTCGAGCGACCTCGTCACCCAGATCGAGAACGGCGCCCCGGCCGACGTGTTCGCCGCCGCGGACGAGGCGAACATGGCGAAGCTGTCGGCGACCGACCTGGCGAGCGGCTGGCCGCGCGACTTCGCCACGAACACGCTCGAGATCGCGGTGGCCCCGGGCAACCCGGAGGGCATCACGAGCCTCGACGACCTGACCGGCTCCGACGTGCAGCTCGTCACCTGCGCTGCCCCGGTGCCGTGCGGTGCCGCGACGGCGAAGGTGGAGTCCGCCGCGGGCGTCGACCTGCACCCCGTCAGCGAGGAGCAGTCCGTCACCGACGTGCTCGGCAAGGTCGAGTCCGGGCAGGCCGACGCCGGACTCGTCTACGTCACCGACGTGCAGGGCGCCGGCGGGAAGGTGGACGGCGTGCCGTTCGACGAGTCGAGCGAGGCCGTCAACACGTACCCGATCGGCGTGCTCCGCGAGTCCGAGGACCCGGAGCTCGCGCAGGCGTTCGCCGAGTACGTCCGCTCCGCGGCCGGCCAGCAGGTGCTCACCGCCGCCGGCTTCGGGAAGCCGTGA
- a CDS encoding TOBE domain-containing protein translates to MTQLRIRDAAVFLGVSDDTVRRLVDGGTLTRAVDDAGRAVVDGREVAEHARARSTELADPATGVRSSARNRFVGIVTDLVVDTVMAQVELQCGPHRVVSLMSAEAVRDLGLEVGSVAVASVKATMVAVEAPTAQEDPR, encoded by the coding sequence ATGACGCAACTGCGGATCAGGGATGCGGCCGTCTTCCTCGGGGTGAGCGACGACACCGTCCGGCGGCTCGTCGACGGTGGGACCCTCACCCGTGCGGTCGACGACGCCGGACGTGCGGTCGTCGACGGTCGCGAGGTCGCCGAGCACGCCCGCGCCCGGAGCACCGAGCTCGCCGACCCGGCCACCGGTGTGCGGAGCTCGGCGCGCAACCGCTTCGTCGGTATCGTCACCGACCTGGTCGTCGACACGGTGATGGCGCAGGTCGAGCTGCAGTGCGGTCCGCACCGCGTCGTCTCGCTCATGAGCGCCGAGGCGGTGCGCGACCTCGGGCTCGAGGTCGGGTCCGTCGCCGTGGCGTCCGTCAAGGCCACGATGGTCGCCGTCGAGGCACCCACCGCCCAGGAGGACCCCCGATGA
- a CDS encoding HesA/MoeB/ThiF family protein translates to MDPLVEPAAPLSPWRTRLGSRTAALADVGTTGLRRLAASRVLVVGAGGLGAPVVAYLAGVGRLTVVDPDVVDASNLARQTLFTAADVGSPKAEVAVARARAVDPEVEAVAVVGRFTADLVAGHDVVVDAADSVLVTRAVSDACSAAGVPFVWGTVLGQDGQVSVFHDAGPDAVDFHDLHPDALPDEGSCALDGVVPALCGAVGSVMAGQVTALVTGSGDPLLGRVLTVDARRWHWTESPVRRGPASRRAAPATEPSVSRIAPAALAARLADPQDGVVVVDVRTAAERAEGVVAGAVTDDTDATDVVVYCARGPRAVAWAAAQPAWRHVAVLDGGFEAWRREGQHVAHEHTP, encoded by the coding sequence ATGGACCCCCTCGTCGAGCCCGCCGCCCCGCTGTCGCCGTGGCGCACCCGGCTCGGGTCGCGGACGGCCGCCCTCGCCGACGTCGGCACGACCGGCCTCCGACGCCTGGCCGCTTCACGCGTCCTGGTGGTCGGGGCCGGGGGACTCGGGGCACCGGTGGTCGCCTACCTGGCGGGCGTCGGGCGGCTCACGGTCGTCGACCCGGACGTCGTGGACGCCTCGAACCTGGCGCGGCAGACGCTGTTCACGGCGGCCGACGTCGGGTCGCCGAAGGCCGAGGTCGCCGTCGCCCGTGCCCGTGCCGTCGACCCGGAGGTCGAGGCCGTCGCGGTGGTGGGACGGTTCACCGCCGACCTCGTCGCCGGCCACGACGTCGTGGTCGACGCCGCCGACTCCGTCCTGGTCACCCGGGCCGTGTCCGACGCCTGCTCGGCCGCCGGGGTGCCGTTCGTCTGGGGCACGGTGCTCGGGCAGGACGGCCAGGTCAGCGTCTTCCACGACGCCGGACCGGACGCCGTGGACTTCCACGACCTGCACCCGGACGCCCTGCCCGACGAGGGCTCCTGCGCGCTCGACGGCGTCGTCCCGGCGCTCTGCGGAGCGGTCGGTTCGGTGATGGCGGGGCAGGTCACGGCACTCGTCACGGGGTCCGGGGACCCGCTGCTCGGCCGGGTCCTGACCGTCGACGCCCGGCGCTGGCACTGGACCGAGAGCCCCGTCCGGCGCGGGCCCGCGTCGCGCCGCGCCGCTCCTGCGACGGAGCCGTCCGTGTCCCGGATCGCGCCGGCCGCGCTCGCCGCGCGGCTCGCCGACCCGCAGGACGGCGTCGTCGTCGTCGACGTCCGCACCGCCGCCGAGCGCGCCGAGGGCGTCGTCGCCGGTGCCGTCACCGACGACACCGACGCGACGGACGTGGTCGTGTACTGCGCCCGGGGTCCGCGTGCGGTCGCGTGGGCTGCGGCGCAGCCGGCCTGGAGGCACGTGGCGGTCCTCGACGGCGGGTTCGAGGCCTGGCGTCGCGAGGGGCAGCACGTGGCGCACGAGCACACGCCCTGA